A region of Nocardioides sp. JS614 DNA encodes the following proteins:
- a CDS encoding nitronate monooxygenase gives MPGTTPSIIQGGMGVGVSSWQLARSVALAGHLGVVSGTALDATLARRLQDGDPDGHARRALAAFPDQAMVARALDRYHLPEGRTPGRPYRPTPKPSLRPSRHAQELAVLGNFAEVWLAKQGHEGTVGINFLEKIQLATPAAALGAMLAGVDVVLMGAGVPREIPQLLTDLARGDVGGIGVDVHGAPERSRIEVDPRGLLGRHLPPLRRPRFLAIVSATVLAAYLARDDATRPDGFVIEGPVAGGHNAPPRGTLVVDDDGEPVYGDRDAVDLAKVAALGLPFWLAGGHGTPEGLQSARAAGAAGIQVGTLFALAAESGLRPELREQVGAQLGAGTLRVRTDVRSSPTGFPFKVARIEGTLSESEVYEDRERLCDLGYLRTPYLTAAGRIGYRCPGEPVAVYQRKGGDLADTVGRRCLCNALTADVGLGQTRPDGYREPGLITLGSDLSGPRRLLERHPGGWTAGQAVAWLEGR, from the coding sequence GTGCCCGGTACGACACCGTCCATCATCCAAGGTGGGATGGGGGTCGGCGTCTCGTCCTGGCAGCTCGCCCGGTCCGTGGCCCTGGCCGGCCACCTCGGCGTGGTCTCCGGTACGGCGCTCGACGCGACGCTCGCCCGCCGGCTGCAGGACGGCGACCCGGACGGGCACGCCCGGCGCGCCCTGGCCGCGTTCCCCGACCAGGCGATGGTCGCCCGGGCGCTCGACCGCTACCACCTCCCCGAGGGCCGGACGCCGGGCCGCCCGTACCGGCCGACGCCGAAGCCGTCGCTGCGGCCCAGCCGGCACGCCCAGGAGCTGGCCGTCCTCGGCAACTTCGCCGAGGTGTGGCTGGCCAAGCAGGGCCACGAGGGGACCGTCGGCATCAACTTCCTCGAGAAGATCCAGCTGGCCACGCCCGCGGCCGCGCTCGGCGCGATGCTCGCCGGGGTGGACGTCGTCCTGATGGGGGCCGGGGTGCCCCGGGAGATCCCGCAGCTGCTCACCGACCTCGCGCGCGGCGACGTCGGGGGGATCGGCGTCGACGTGCACGGCGCACCCGAGCGGTCGCGGATCGAGGTCGACCCGCGGGGCCTGCTCGGTCGGCACCTGCCGCCGCTGCGCCGGCCGCGGTTCCTGGCCATCGTGTCCGCGACCGTCCTGGCCGCCTACCTTGCCCGCGACGACGCGACCCGGCCCGACGGGTTCGTGATCGAGGGTCCGGTCGCGGGCGGCCACAACGCGCCGCCACGCGGGACGCTCGTGGTCGACGACGACGGGGAGCCCGTGTACGGCGACCGCGACGCGGTCGACCTCGCCAAGGTCGCGGCCCTCGGCCTGCCGTTCTGGCTGGCGGGCGGGCACGGGACGCCCGAGGGCCTGCAGTCGGCCCGCGCCGCCGGGGCTGCCGGCATCCAGGTCGGGACGCTGTTCGCGCTCGCCGCAGAGTCGGGACTGCGCCCCGAGCTGCGTGAGCAGGTCGGCGCCCAGCTCGGCGCCGGGACGCTGCGGGTACGGACCGACGTGCGCTCCTCGCCGACCGGCTTCCCGTTCAAGGTCGCCCGGATCGAGGGCACGCTCTCCGAGTCCGAGGTGTACGAGGACCGCGAGCGGCTGTGCGACCTGGGCTACCTGCGCACGCCGTACCTCACCGCGGCGGGCCGGATCGGGTACCGGTGCCCGGGCGAGCCGGTGGCGGTCTACCAGCGCAAGGGCGGCGACCTCGCCGACACGGTCGGCCGCAGGTGCCTGTGCAACGCGCTGACCGCCGACGTCGGCCTGGGACAGACCCGCCCGGACGGCTACCGGGAGCCGGGCCTGATCACGCTCGGGAGCGACCTCAGCGGCCCGCGCCGCCTGCTCGAGCGCCATCCGGGCGGCTGGACGGCCGGGCAGGCGGTGGCCTGGCTGGAGGGCCGATGA
- a CDS encoding SigE family RNA polymerase sigma factor translates to MTERDADFTAYLQARLGRLLRIAYLLTGDQHQAEDLLQTSLAKLYLSWDRVRDRGSVDAYVRRIMVNENNSLWRRGWKRREAPTDVVPEGSPVHDAYDEGLGAAVWAVVQTLPRKARAVVVLRYYEQLSEAETADVLGISVGTVKSQTSRALAALRERTPADLSPTHREEER, encoded by the coding sequence ATGACGGAGCGGGACGCCGACTTCACGGCGTACCTCCAGGCCCGCCTGGGGCGCCTGCTCCGGATCGCGTACCTGCTCACCGGGGACCAGCACCAGGCCGAGGACCTGCTGCAGACCTCGCTGGCCAAGCTCTACCTGTCGTGGGACAGGGTCCGCGACCGCGGCTCGGTGGACGCCTACGTCCGCCGGATCATGGTCAACGAGAACAACTCGCTGTGGCGTCGCGGCTGGAAGCGGCGCGAGGCGCCGACCGACGTGGTGCCCGAGGGCAGTCCCGTCCACGACGCGTACGACGAGGGTCTCGGCGCGGCGGTGTGGGCGGTCGTCCAGACGCTGCCCCGCAAGGCCCGGGCCGTGGTCGTGCTGCGCTACTACGAGCAGCTGTCCGAGGCCGAGACCGCCGACGTGCTCGGCATCTCCGTCGGCACCGTGAAGTCACAGACCAGCCGGGCGCTCGCCGCGCTGCGCGAGCGAACGCCCGCCGACCTGAGCCCGACGCACCGGGAGGAGGAGCGATGA